One window of the Dreissena polymorpha isolate Duluth1 chromosome 5, UMN_Dpol_1.0, whole genome shotgun sequence genome contains the following:
- the LOC127831932 gene encoding sex peptide receptor-like gives MTKKYRRQPRAAIPGVAAMLVFTPSASYHTAHDCIYDNDSFTELLYEDFDSYVISPWQWVEDHEIDVLSIFIVLFAIATVVMNVCVIVTFVRQKILAAFNIILLGISVFDTLTVLVPAVAEVTVLFLGQRLPKDISVEQCQAWAYMTKYLPTIAHNASVWLTVGLAYDRYIVVKRPFISKRKYTRKRSVIMICVVFLLAVLSNLCRFFDTDYMNVKIVSAENVMEMIRESKEHNFENVTVNVDFGQISKELLEQTCRSSKGHTSCRAVYKPFFRDFKLYEFCFYWFVIIFVKFIPCITLLILDTLMLRALRKAEKLRHNISYHSSIAADTMPGGRKRFFNESRRMTVLLFVAIIIVAVVELPMGFVLMFWTLAELHGQKFMSEETLSDLSRTANICVYVSYPFIFLLYCCISAKFRAGFCRLCCFAKKGNCQPPSTCGLESNL, from the coding sequence AGCTCCTCTACGAGGATTTCGACTCCTACGTCATCAGCCCATGGCAGTGGGTAGAAGATCACGAAATTGATGTCCTTAGCATTTTTATCGTCCTGTTTGCCATAGCAACCGTCGTCATGAACGTCTGTGTCATCGTGACCTTTGTGCGCCAGAAGATCCTGGCGGCGTTCAACATCATTCTCCTCGGCATTTCCGTCTTCGACACGCTCACTGTGCTAGTTCCGGCCGTCGCCGAGGTGACAGTTCTATTTTTAGGCCAGCGTCTGCCGAAAGACATTTCGGTCGAACAATGCCAAGCGTGGGCGTACATGACGAAGTACCTGCCAACCATTGCCCACAATGCATCTGTATGGTTGACAGTGGGACTCGCTTACGATAGATATATTGTCGTGAAAAGGCCGTTTATTTCCAAACGGAAGTACACACGGAAGCGTAGCGTTATTATGATCTGCGTCGTGTTTTTACTGGCGGTTCTTTCCAACTTGTGTCGCTTCTTTGACACGGATTATATGAATGTTAAAATTGTGTCCGCGGAGAATGTCATGGAAATGATACGGGAATCAAAAgaacacaattttgaaaatgtCACTGTTAATGTAGACTTTGGACAGATCTCAAAAGAGCTACTTGAACAAACATGCCGCTCGTCGAAAGGCCACACATCATGTAGAGCGGTGTACAAACCATTCTTTCGAGATTTCAAACTATACGAGTTCTGCTTTTATTGGTTTGTGATCATATTCGTGAAGTTCATTCCCTGCATTACTTTATTAATATTAGACACACTTATGCTGCGCGCTCTTCGAAAAGCTGAGAAACTGCGTCATAACATTTCCTATCACTCGTCAATCGCCGCTGACACAATGCCCGGTGGACGGAAACGATTTTTCAACGAAAGCAGACGAATGACCGTGCTTCTTTTCGTAGCCATAATTATTGTGGCAGTCGTTGAGCTTCCAATGGGGTTTGTGCTCATGTTCTGGACTTTAGCGGAACTTCACGGACAGAAATTCATGTCGGAGGAAACGCTAAGTGACCTGAGTCGAACTGCGAACATTTGCGTCTACGTTAGCTACccgtttatatttcttttgtacTGTTGTATAAGCGCTAAATTCAGGGCGGGGTTTTGTCGGCTATGCTGCTTTGCAAAGAAGGGAAACTGCCAGCCACCCTCCACATGCGGCTTAGAATCGAACCTTTGA